The Haliotis asinina isolate JCU_RB_2024 chromosome 2, JCU_Hal_asi_v2, whole genome shotgun sequence genomic interval TCATTTATTTACGCCAATCTCGCACTCGTGGCAAAccttcttgtgtgtgtttttttggggttttttttgcctGTTTTTACATGTCGAGATTGCGAGATTTTACACCATTCTCGTGTTTTCCCCTCTTGACAAAAGGTACAAAACAATGTAAATTTAGATACATTTCTTGTCGTCGTCCTtcaatattttgtcattttaagcTTGTTTCCTTATCAGCTGTCAATGCTTTTGCGTATCACCAATTACATCTGCGCTGGTAATGTCCAACATTTGCCAGCAAGCGATGCTCATCGTCGCCAACATCAAACCACGTTACAGTCTGTAGGTAACAGTTATTATAATAATGTTCAAAAGATCTGCAGGTGATATATTTAGCACTGGCACACAACGTGGCACATTCTCCAGGAGTCTTAGAATTGAAGATCTTGACGTTGTGGTCTTTGATTGCCACGTTCACGAAGAGGGTGAACTCAGATCCAAACGACGAACAGTCTGTAAAAAGACAACATATTTCTGTACAATCTGGATTTCTCCCTATGTCACAGGTCCGAAATGGTACCTTAAACTTAACCATCCTGAAACGATATTATGTCCAAATCATTTTCTATGTTTACGGTCCCGTCACAGAAGGTCACACAAGCCAGTGATCCATATTCTGTGCAACCATCTACACTGTAGTTGCCCAGTCATGGCGGCTCCTAAACGACTATGCTGAAGCATTAATGGCAGTTATTACGTTTACATAATTGTAGCATAAATTACTCACACTGAATACACATGACACACAATATTTCGAAAGATGTTGCTCGTTAGGTCTGGTATTTTCTTAAATGGAATAATTTGGAGTACACTCTCAAACAGAAAGGCCCATAGTAGaccaggccttcagcaacccatgcttgccataaaatacgactctgcttgtcgtaagaggcgactaaatggaTATAAtatatcgggtggtcaggcacgctgacttggttgacaaatgtcatcggttcgcaattgcgcagatcgatgttcatgctattgatcactggcttatctggtccagactcgtttatttacgaACCGCCGCCATAGAGATGGAATATTtgtaagtgcggcgtaaaactgtactcactcactcctcatcTCATCAAGGCAAATGATCTGACCCACATACGCTATCTTGTATCATATCAACATATTTATGATCTGTCATAGCgacagagtgcggcgtaaaactaaactcactcacactctcaaacacgTGCATGTACGTGCACGCGCCCATTACACGTGACAATAAATGACTGACGACTGTATACACATTGATTGACAGTATTAAATTACTTTTGTAAAGGATGTCTCTGTTACCTGTCAGCTTCCTGCACTTAACGCTGGTTTCGTCCATGTCGTATCCGATGGAACATATGCAGACACCCCCAGAACATGTCCGTCCAGGTAGTTCAGCACAGTCGATGTCCACCACACATGTACCGTTAACTGTGAAACAGACGTTTATTACACACAGAATGTATAGTTACCATGTGCACCAAGGGTTTagaaaaccacactcactcactctctctctctctctcacttctTCAATGACTGGACTGGTACCATTTTCAAAGTAGAAGTGTTATTTTGATTTCTTCCGTTGATAATTACTTTTGCTGTGAGGAAAAACGGTTAAAACGAACATAACTATTTAGACATGCTCTTTCACATCACCAGCTAACTGCCATGAGGAAACAATTAGTTTCAGATACATGTTGTTGCGTGTATTTTCCTATTCAGTCAATGACATAGGCTTTTCACCGTAATGTTTAACAATAACACATTCATATACGTACATGGTATAGTCGTGCTTGCTGTTGACGTTGATGCTGGGACTGATGCAGTCGCCACAGGAGATGTActcgtagtagtagcagcagtagcagcagcagcagcagtagtagtagtagtagtagtagtagtggtagttgtagaagtggtagtggtagtggtcgtggtcgtggtagtagtagtagtagtagtagttggtgtagaagcagtagtagcagttgaTGCCGAGGTAGTAGTTggtgtagtagcagtagtagcagttgaTGTCGGGATAGTAGTTGGTGTAGTAGCAGTTGTAGCAGTTGATGCCGTGGTAGTAAGTggggtagtagcagtagtagcagttgaTGTCGGGATAGTAGTTggtgtagtagcagtagtagaagtTGATGTCGGGATAGTAGTTGGTGTAGTTGCAGTAGTAGAAGTTGATGCCGAGGTAGTAGTTGgtgtagtagcagtagttgcaGTAGTAGCAGTTGATGCCGAGGTAGTAGTTGgtgtagtagcagtagttgcaGTAGTAGCAGTTGATGCCGAAGTAGTAGGTggggtagtagcagtagttgcaGTAGTAGCAGTTGATGCCGAAGTAGTAGGTggggtagtagcagtagttgcaGTAGTAGCAGTTGATGCCGAAGTAGTAGGTggggtagtagcagtagttgcaGTAGTAGCAGTTGATGCCGAAGTAGTAGGTggggtagtagcagtagttgcaGTAGTAGCAGTTGATGCCGAAGTAGTAGGTGGGGTAGTAGAAGCGGTTGATGCCGGGATAGTACGTACACACACATGGTTTTTAGCGGTGTTGATGGGAATGCACATTTGGTTGGCACTGCATGGCTGCATGGCACATGGATGAATCTACAAATAACCATATGTACATTGAGAAAGTGAGTGTAACATTGTCATAAGATCCGatataacctggatcttcaccaGTACCTAATTAGGGAAGAGACTCTATACCACCATCCCATTACTCATCACGCTTAGAAGGATACTGTAAGGGACAGATTAAAGATATTGCAAGTTGTTTCAAGTTGTTTtataacaaaacattcaaaactgGGATAATCACCACTGGTTACGTGTCAAATGACCGCACGTCCTTTTGAGATATATTCGTGTCTAGCTGCgttaaaatatacatcacacgtAGGTCAACCTGACCTCAGGAAAGATTTGACGGAGGACCGGTTAGGGTGTGGACTAGCACCACTGTGACTGAGCGAGCCCTACTTCATAATGTGCTAGGCAAAGTCATTACACAGACTTTACACCACTTTCTCTCCCTAAAGACGAAAAGCCTTGTGTTTTGTCAACAGTCTCCAACAGAACAGGATCAATAGAACATGGTGAAAACCAATCATCCCAGACCTTTCACAGTGTGAAGATGTCTGGGTCATGTGTGCGTCAACGTGACGTGGCTCACATTGGCTGAACTTGTCCAGGcgctgcatgaggagtggaacagaaCGTCGTCCTTTCGATACGCATCCCGACCCCTAGAAGGATCAAGTAGTCGTTGACTTGATATGACGAGCGAAGCAGATTGTCTATCTCAGTTGCCGACACAAAACGGACTATTAGTCGTCCGTCTGTCTTAATCTATTAAGCAAGGGAGGATCAGTTACCATAACTACTACTGCCCAAGTACCGCCTCACTTCGCGGCCTTTCCCATGTAGCCTCTGTCAGACTCTGTTTCCCAAAATCACATAGTTGTACTGCGAGAATGTATAACAACACCGGTTCCTTGTACGCCAAAACGTCCCGTGTTAAGTGAACAGAATCAGAGTTAAATTCGAGTCGAGTTAAATAAATATAGGACTATAGGACTAATACCACGACTGGAGTCGAAAGCTGACTTGTCTGACGAAACCTGTCCGAGTCTCTCCCTTCCCTccctcccccccaccccccccccccccacccccctgcTCCAAACCGATTGAACAGAAACCAATTCTATAGGCCTATATACATGAGAAATACATATGAATAATAAATGGGGCTAATTTGTGTAGCAACTTTTGTTTTGGAGGTTCGCAGGAAAGTAAGGAAGACAATAGTTACACTTTGATTTGAGATAAAGACACTTTGTAGTAGATACTTATTTCTTAGGCTTTCTTAGATATAGGACAAATAAACATAACTAAACACCATCAATAATGTAACAGAATGGACATAATCTTTAGGTCTTTTCCCACAGAAacacaatacatacacacacacatacctgcTGTATACTTTGTTGAACTAGTGTACTGTCAGATGCTCGCAAACTTTCCCTGTTCGCCTTCTTTGATTTCAGCAGACAGTCCCTTGTGGACGTCGACCAGCTGACCGAAAGACATCTTGACGAGTACACACAGAGTCGGTGACACTGCTCATGTGTTGTCCTGCGAAACATCTGGAACACACTCTTTGACGCCAAACATAGCGAAAAGTGTAAAATGAGGATAGCAACAAATATTGGATTTGGACCCATTTGATTTCGGGCATTTGAAATCGACACGGCAGCCCCAACTCGTCTCCTCACGAAGTCGGCAATGGCGCAGAGACAAGTGACTTCTGAAATCAATACATCAGactcttgtttgtttgtacttCTTTAAAAACgttaaaacagaagtactaaATAACTCATACAACCTATCAAGCATACGCTATGCAGCAATAATTCTGGTACTTATGAAGTCTCTCAGCTGTTGAAACCTTTATTTGTCATTCGTTGTTTTATGTATGTAATGAACTTTCTTTATAAACGTTGAACCTTCAAGATAATATGTTACTACTATGggaaattaatatatttttgaagTTAATTATCTGgaactttcaatatttttgctCAGCATTTGGggatggtgtttttggcaagaAGGATGGCGGACCCAGCCAGCATATTGTTGGCCTTCgtattgtaatataggtggCTGACAATAGTATCACTTTGGTAACATAATATACATGAATACAAGCAATAACAACTATTCTCCTTGACTGATAAATGAGAACGGGTGCCAATAAAATCCAATTTGACCATTACAATTCGCTTCTTTTAGTGGCATTTTCAGAAGTTGGAGAGTCAGATCAGGACAAAATttatggatgaatggatgaacaacttgttTATCGATATGGCTTTCCTTATTCATAAACATTCAGACTGATTTAGTGGAGCACATCCTGGTATGATCTTCCAGATCCTGATctagatttttttattttagatTGAACAAGCCTACTGTGGGCATCGGAGTCAAAGCCATAGACTTGACGACGACCTGGTACAAGCCGACGAATCATCCCGTTATGCCGTTTTAGTTATGATATATGTAGCAGGGAaggacatccactgacaagTTGTTGGACAGTCTCTCTGAATTCATGACAAAATcgacatttcatgaaaatatgttcTTTAAGACTGACATTTGGATCATTgtcttgaaatttcaacttaTCAAGTATCCTGGAAATGTCATTGTAGTGtcctgaaatttagaaaacaaaatgaaaaaccaAGTGTCACTGAAAAAAGGTTTCCGCACTAAACGACTTCAGTGAAATGATCCCAAACGTACCGACCTGAGTAGAGCGTAGATATATCTGAGCTGTTATTATTCCACGTCGTAACAGAGCAAGCAGCGTTGAATCAAAAGATGCGCAAATGGGAAAAGCACACTTGGTTCAAACTCAGTGTCAGCACAATGCTTCGACATCTAAACGCGTACTGCCACGTACGGGCTTGGAATTTAGACACATATATAATTCAGGTGAAGTATCTGACTACTGTACATAGAATATAGACTATTGTAAAAATGAGTTAGTTGTTAGTGGCTTGATTCACACGTGAAACTCGTGTTTTACTTACATACGCACACTAATACATCAGTCAAACAATGGTTCTAAGTTTTTAACTGTTTCTAAAACTTGAAACAGTAAACCAACCATCATTCAAGCTGAGATAGCCTAGAAACCGACGATAATAATATTTTCTCAACAATTGAAGGAAAATTTAGCAATTAGAGTAAATGGTATGGACAATGCATTTCTGTGGGGATACAACCCGTTTTGTACTGTACCGATTTCCGTTGAACTTGGTTTTGCTGTATTAATACAATATAATCATCCTATTTTAATGTGGTGAGGCTTTCAATGCCTTAGCTTCTGTTTGCATTGTCGAGGTTGTTTTCGTTTGTTTTACGCTGAATTCAACGACATTCCAGCTCTACGACGGTGgaggcggtggagtagcctaatggttaacgtGTTCGGCCGTCACAATGAAGACACGTGTTCAGTTCAccaaatgggtacagtgtgtacaCATTTCTCGTGTCTTCCATCCAAGCTGTGGCTGTTCGCGTGACACTACATGTTGTACTTACACTTTCTTCACTTTATATCAAACCATCATCCTCTATACAGCAATATAGTGGACTCGGgtgaatatttggtccaccaacccgtttaccgtgggttgcggccctgtgtcggtggaagaggggatcctggtggttgagggcaataggggcctgcaaccatgttcctgttgctcaatacaccactttggctttgacttcgcctagacgggtggtcgaatgggcccggttcgaccaatcggctgatcatgtcaagccctgtgcgtggtttatgtaattgcacaaatttgattttgtattgtttcaattttggtcttggtcATATAACAATTGTAGATTTGTCTTacgcccagaaggcggtggctcatgggccaatctggtagatcgattaattttctattaatcttctgctggagtatatcatttcagtatccttggtgctgccagtcggagacccactggtgtatagcattgtccatgtgatactcggtggagggtggggagctgggatggtgaacttcCTATTATTAACAATGGttcaaccccccaaaaaacataaacgagcacgagatgagtgtttgtcctctgatgaggaaaatatcacaaacagatatccagatacatggagtagatttCTGGTTGTATCTTCGACTGATGGCGAACCACTAAAACTAAATCCGTTTGTcgcatcaaaagcaatttatggacttgttggtgatgtccaagctgttagaaaaattagatcagggtttctcctcatagagtgtaaaacagcgaAACAATCAGATACCCTCATAGCGACAcaacagcttgcaaatactgaagATTCAGTTTCTCCCCACAAGTCTTTGAAcagtagcaaaggcatcttgaggtACAGAGACCAatggcttgcccacatgagtgacaAGGAAGTcgttactgaactgcaaaaccaaggagtcactcatgttaaaagattcccctttaagaaaaatggagacaCTTTAGatacaaacacatactcaatttcttttttcacaaccccaacacccaaagtacataaaagctggatattgtaacattgaagtggaacagtatattcctaacccacttcgttgttacaagtgtcaaaagtttggtcacggtgcccaatcctgcagaaatcgtgcaacatgctatagatgtggtagagatgatcatgaaggttctgactgtttgttttctccaaaatgtgtgaattgtataagaatgaagattttatggatatcaacttctttatgagagaacacaacgtttcggagttaatgcttactccttcaataggtgattgagaaagggatacagaggtgtatttatatgtacaggtaaaacaataacaaagtaacaagtggaatgagttaacgaaagctagtataaacaagcactgataggaagccgatagttaagataacaatgatggaagccaatggtaatgcattacagttgattggatatgtttacataacacagatacggggtaaggacgatgtacatgattggggataaggatggaagccaatggtgatacattacgcatgataggatgatgtacataacacacgatagggggtgagcatgtttacatgagggttgatgatgtacaaacacaagtaggtaaggatgtactcgggtagattggctatacatgaattacatagatataatgtacacaggtagatgagattaatttatcaataagtcccaggcacttggtaggtacactccttggtcgcggttgatggctggtttctgtctccggatctcgatggcctcttggagtttcctttggcgccaattgttgttgttggtagatagtatcctagtgtcctcccatcgaattgagtgttcagggttcttgagaatgtgttcagagatggccgatttctggtcgagtttcctgactgaggtctgatgttccttcattctggtgttgattggtctcagcgtttctccaatgtataggtcgccacagttgcaagggatctggtagatgcatcctctcgggttagggtgttcacagctgggtcctttaccgttggcttttaggtaggtcttgatggtcttgccactggagaaggtgacatcgatgctggctttggtcttgatgaggcgtgatatttgatgactgatggggccaaggtagggtatggttattctgatgggtgatggagaaggtttggggcggggttctcggtccttaagggtcttgttgatggtggctgtgacgagctggggagagtaaccgttgagtgtggtgaatgtctttctgaggtggtccagttcattgtttagggcatcggggtggcagagggctttggcacgtctggtaagggtggcgatgatagcttgcttgatctgagggtggtggcaggagttgtagtggatgtactggtcggtgtgcgtcggcttgcggtatactgaggttctaagtccatcgtctgtggtgtggagggatacatcgaggaagggcaggtgttggttggtctcagtctccatggtgaacttgattcttggatgttggtcgttgaggtggttgaggagctcattggggtcgttgtcattggcgatggtggtgaaggtgacgtcgactttgcggtaccaacagaggggctggaacggagctgtggagggggctgcttcctcgaaggaggtcatgaagatttctgtaatgagaggagaaagaggtgagcccatggggagaccgtggatctgcttgtatatcttaccattgaatgtgaagtaggaggtgtcaaagcagctgcgggcgaggttggtgatgctgtctatggtgagctgggtgtccaagtcttctatccggttggctaacttgctgcgaaggatgtccagggcttcttctagtgggatgttggtaaaaaggtccacgacgtcgtagctgaccatggtgcctgtggggttggattctttcggcttcctatcagtgcttgtttatactagctttcgttaactcattccacttgttattttgttattgtt includes:
- the LOC137271624 gene encoding ice-structuring glycoprotein-like encodes the protein MSFGQLVDVHKGLSAEIKEGEQGKGRDAYRKDDVLFHSSCSAWTSSANIHPCAMQPCSANQMCIPINTAKNHVCVRTIPASTASTTPPTTSASTATTATTATTPPTTSASTATTATTATTPPTTSASTATTATTATTPPTTSASTATTATTATTPPTTSASTATTATTATTPTTTSASTATTATTATTPTTTSASTSTTATTPTTIPTSTSTTATTPTTIPTSTATTATTPLTTTASTATTATTPTTIPTSTATTATTPTTTSASTATTASTPTTTTTTTTTTTTTTTTTSTTTTTTTTTTTTAAAAATAATTTSTSPVATASVPASTSTASTTIPFNGTCVVDIDCAELPGRTCSGGVCICSIGYDMDETSVKCRKLTDCSSFGSEFTLFVNVAIKDHNVKIFNSKTPGECATLCASAKYITCRSFEHYYNNCYLQTVTWFDVGDDEHRLLANVGHYQRRCNW